From Paenibacillus polymyxa, the proteins below share one genomic window:
- a CDS encoding MFS transporter, translated as MQQGKQPLWTKEFIVLTVSNLFLFLELQMIVSSIPSYVKNAFHATSVQVSLVTTLFALSAIVARLFSARMLEKGHRSALIFVGLLFALAGTLGYSVSPTIAVLLLMRMLFGIGFGMSSTAFPTMVTDVIPPKRLGEGMGFFSLSTSLAMSIGPTIGISMLQYGSFNLLAYSTSAVIVVIFPLAYWLIRTLPKGHVEPPMVPLEEGRKPAFNRKLWIPALLNMLMSITYGGLLGFMALYGDEANLAHPAYFFLFNAVSVLIVRPFSGRIYDKKGAKALLIPGSLFLIGGLILLSYANSDAFMYLSALCYGIGFGVMQPTLQTWMIQVVSPKQRGMANGMFLNSLDFGVAAGALILGVIAKASDYAWMYRLSSLFVVLFLLIYVIQIIASRKPKTNVPLEG; from the coding sequence ATGCAACAAGGCAAGCAACCTCTTTGGACCAAGGAATTTATCGTTCTTACGGTTTCCAATTTATTTTTGTTTCTGGAACTACAGATGATTGTATCTTCCATTCCTTCCTATGTGAAAAATGCATTCCATGCTACCTCCGTGCAGGTCAGTCTTGTTACGACTTTGTTCGCATTAAGTGCAATTGTCGCAAGACTTTTTTCTGCCCGTATGCTGGAAAAAGGACATCGCAGCGCCCTGATCTTCGTTGGACTGCTGTTTGCATTAGCAGGAACGCTGGGATACAGTGTTTCACCGACAATTGCGGTACTCCTGCTCATGCGTATGCTGTTTGGGATTGGCTTTGGTATGAGCAGCACTGCCTTTCCAACAATGGTCACTGACGTCATCCCTCCCAAACGTCTCGGTGAAGGAATGGGATTTTTTAGTCTGTCCACTAGTTTAGCCATGTCTATTGGGCCAACCATCGGTATTTCGATGCTGCAATACGGCAGTTTTAACCTGCTTGCCTATTCGACATCTGCTGTCATCGTTGTCATTTTCCCTCTAGCCTACTGGCTCATTCGCACACTGCCTAAGGGGCATGTCGAACCACCTATGGTCCCTTTGGAGGAAGGGCGCAAACCGGCATTTAACCGTAAATTGTGGATTCCCGCCTTGTTGAACATGTTGATGTCTATCACATATGGCGGGTTGCTCGGTTTTATGGCGCTCTATGGAGATGAAGCTAATTTGGCGCACCCGGCTTACTTTTTCCTGTTTAATGCGGTATCTGTACTGATCGTGCGCCCCTTCTCGGGCCGTATATATGACAAAAAAGGGGCAAAGGCACTGCTCATCCCTGGTTCCCTGTTTCTCATTGGTGGTCTGATTCTGCTTTCTTACGCAAACAGTGACGCCTTTATGTATCTGTCTGCTCTTTGCTACGGTATCGGGTTTGGTGTTATGCAGCCAACCTTGCAAACCTGGATGATTCAGGTCGTGTCACCTAAACAGAGGGGCATGGCAAACGGTATGTTTCTCAATTCCCTCGATTTTGGAGTCGCAGCCGGAGCACTTATACTTGGCGTTATCGCCAAAGCCAGTGATTATGCATGGATGTATCGTCTTTCGTCACTGTTTGTTGTGCTGTTCTTGCTGATTTACGTCATTCAGATTATCGCAAGCCGCAAGCCTAAAACAAATGTCCCTTTGGAGGGGTAA
- a CDS encoding MarR family winged helix-turn-helix transcriptional regulator: MNNLPPDCSIGMLLGITHRKMSQQLSHRLKPYDISPEQWSVLYQIYQAEGLNQKEIAAKAVKDQPTTTRIIDLLDKKGWVQRVNSPQDRRAYLLHLTEAGRQLVKETLPVERDANHDFVKGISSADLKQFRQTLLQIHTNMTESEKQGEND; the protein is encoded by the coding sequence ATGAACAATTTGCCTCCCGATTGCTCTATTGGGATGTTACTTGGAATCACCCATCGCAAAATGAGTCAACAGCTCTCGCATCGGCTTAAACCTTATGATATTTCCCCAGAGCAATGGTCGGTTTTGTACCAAATCTATCAGGCCGAGGGTTTAAATCAGAAAGAAATTGCAGCTAAGGCTGTAAAGGACCAGCCCACCACGACTCGTATTATTGATTTGTTGGACAAGAAGGGCTGGGTACAGCGTGTGAACAGCCCACAGGATCGCCGGGCTTATTTGCTTCATTTGACTGAAGCAGGCCGACAGCTTGTGAAGGAGACTCTCCCCGTCGAACGAGATGCCAACCACGATTTTGTAAAAGGAATTTCCTCTGCAGATCTGAAGCAATTCCGCCAAACGCTTTTACAAATTCATACCAACATGACTGAATCAGAAAAACAAGGAGAGAACGATTAA
- a CDS encoding CBS domain-containing protein, giving the protein MLKLADLCSFIMYTTPFHKEVIIIQLSERQREIVDIVQRLAPVTGDKIAEELGLSRPTLRSDLALLVMLGLVDAKPKVGYLPGRYPNYDSHIGSMLKKLTVADILSDPILISGDATAYDAVLMLFQQNTGTLMVTGEEQKLIGIVTRKDLLKVMLGHTDLHTVPVTMAMTRRAQMTTLAPGDSLLEAISRLIRHQINCLPVLDEPCTSSAPIQGLVGRVTKTDIMNAILNLTEEKT; this is encoded by the coding sequence ATGCTGAAATTGGCCGACCTATGCTCATTTATAATGTATACTACCCCATTCCATAAGGAGGTAATCATTATTCAACTGTCAGAAAGACAGCGGGAAATTGTAGATATTGTCCAGCGTCTGGCGCCTGTTACAGGGGATAAAATTGCTGAAGAGCTGGGACTATCGCGGCCGACTTTGCGTTCTGACCTTGCTTTGCTCGTTATGCTCGGGCTAGTAGATGCCAAACCAAAGGTAGGCTACTTGCCAGGGCGTTATCCAAACTATGATAGCCATATCGGCAGTATGCTCAAAAAGCTGACTGTGGCAGATATACTGAGTGACCCGATTTTGATATCAGGTGATGCTACCGCCTATGATGCGGTGTTAATGCTATTTCAGCAAAATACAGGCACGCTGATGGTCACGGGGGAGGAGCAGAAGCTCATTGGTATTGTTACCCGCAAGGATTTGCTGAAGGTCATGCTGGGACATACTGATCTTCACACTGTCCCGGTGACCATGGCTATGACTCGCCGGGCCCAAATGACGACGCTTGCTCCAGGAGATTCTTTACTGGAAGCAATATCGAGACTGATCCGGCATCAGATTAATTGTCTTCCTGTTTTGGACGAGCCATGTACCTCCTCGGCTCCAATTCAGGGGCTAGTAGGGCGGGTTACGAAAACGGATATTATGAACGCCATTCTGAATTTGACGGAAGAAAAGACCTAA
- the fsa gene encoding fructose-6-phosphate aldolase, whose product MKFFLDTGNIEEIKRIERLGLVDGVTTNPSLIAKEGRVFKEVIQEICSIVEGPVSAEVIGLKAEDMLAEAYDIAKWAPNVVIKLPMTEDGLYACNELTKNGIKTNVTLIFSAAQGLMAAKAGATFISPFVGRLDDIAVDGMKLIRDLRQILDIHGLKSEIIAASIRNIKHVEDAALSGAHIATIPGSLLPSLWKHPLTDSGIERFLKDWETVPKA is encoded by the coding sequence ATGAAATTTTTCTTGGATACTGGTAACATTGAAGAAATCAAACGTATTGAACGTTTGGGTCTGGTTGATGGTGTAACAACGAACCCTTCCCTGATCGCTAAGGAAGGTCGAGTGTTCAAGGAAGTCATTCAGGAGATTTGCAGTATCGTTGAGGGTCCCGTAAGTGCTGAGGTAATTGGCCTGAAAGCTGAAGATATGCTCGCAGAAGCTTATGACATCGCAAAGTGGGCACCTAACGTGGTGATCAAGCTTCCTATGACCGAAGACGGTTTGTACGCTTGTAACGAGCTGACCAAGAACGGAATCAAAACGAATGTAACATTGATTTTCTCCGCAGCTCAAGGTTTGATGGCAGCCAAAGCTGGTGCTACTTTTATCAGCCCGTTTGTGGGACGTCTGGATGATATCGCCGTTGACGGCATGAAGCTGATCCGTGATCTGAGACAAATTTTGGACATTCATGGTTTGAAATCCGAAATCATCGCTGCTTCCATCCGTAACATTAAGCATGTAGAAGATGCAGCTCTGTCTGGTGCACATATCGCCACTATTCCAGGTTCCTTGCTTCCTTCTTTGTGGAAACATCCGCTGACAGACAGTGGTATCGAACGCTTCCTTAAGGATTGGGAAACCGTACCTAAAGCTTAA